The following proteins are co-located in the Vigna angularis cultivar LongXiaoDou No.4 chromosome 2, ASM1680809v1, whole genome shotgun sequence genome:
- the LOC108322432 gene encoding auxin-responsive protein SAUR50 produces the protein MKGKFLRGCLNKWKKVGSRVIQCGAYGYCCEWEVWPWMQNEGESDIPNDVPKGHLVVYVGEHHKRYVIKITLLHHPLFKTLLDQAQDEYDFIADSKLYIPCTEHLFLTVLRCATSPHNQRLSLCV, from the coding sequence ATGAAGGGGAAGTTTCTGAGAGGGTGTCTTAACAAGTGGAAGAAAGTGGGGAGTCGAGTGATCCAGTGTGGTGCCTACGGTTACTGCTGCGAATGGGAAGTGTGGCCATGGATGCAGAATGAAGGAGAATCTGATATTCCGAACGATGTGCCAAAGGGTCATTTGGTTGTGTACGTGGGAGAACACCACAAGAGATATGTGATAAAGATCACGTTGCTCCATCATCCTCTCTTCAAGACCTTGCTGGATCAGGCTCAGGATGAGTACGATTTCATTGCAGATTCAAAGCTCTATATTCCTTGCACTGAGCATCTTTTCCTCACTGTCCTTCGCTGTGCAACCTCTCCACATAATCAACGACTCTCTCTCTGCGTCTGA
- the LOC108322469 gene encoding uncharacterized protein LOC108322469 — protein sequence MSDHHPRLHHLRSTSHLLKESLSSFSSNFITFLFLSLLTLSFRTLVETGTAHVTSFIDRDPSLRALLSRLDLAGNAHHHGHGHGHDLPSTAANHALRHRRRPFLHLTRVGTLDDDFFSGDDDDDRSLFGSIPKSPANATLLTLFPFSPTSAFSDLLADDGVRVSQVIRSGTTFNTLGLSSLSSRTPRDDDSGDSEEEKRDENAERKEGVDLQFFVKGIEVGRRDAAALFFLVSFLSAAYGWVILVFLVTYSWVLGVVFVSVVNDLLGRFSSVTVLVWDGSRLGLKRLSGFILMRWAVRDALTQLLGLWYFGEIEDQYSFFKLFVRLKLMPFSVMSPWVRGFEREISGFLFTWFLVDTFVAFIFSVDAWVAIVDSRKSGREIVKEGCYLISTMFNQAIQVKCLEAILCGSFVRWGLGRVCGRSFAKMFQSTMEVYFMVTWLLFYFAAKCRDADLHGRRFGQRELEGLVEGLR from the coding sequence ATGAGCGACCACCACCCACGGCTGCACCACCTTCGCTCCACATCGCACCTATTGAAGGAATCTCTGTCATCGTTCTCATCCAATTTCATCACAttccttttcctctctctcCTAACCCTCTCCTTCCGAACCCTCGTCGAGACAGGCACCGCCCATGTCACCTCCTTCATCGACCGCGACCCTTCTCTCCGGGCCCTCCTCTCCCGCCTCGACCTCGCCGGAAACGCCCACCATCACGGCCACGGCCACGGCCACGACCTCCCATCCACAGCTGCCAACCACGCCCTCCGCCACCGACGCCGCCCCTTCCTCCACCTCACCCGCGTCGGAACCCTAGACGATGACTTCTTCTCCGGCGACGATGACGACGACCGGTCCCTCTTCGgctcaatccccaaatcccccgCCAACGCCACCCTTCTCACTCTCTTCCCCTTCTCCCCCACCTCAGCCTTCTCCGATCTCCTCGCCGACGACGGAGTTAGGGTTTCTCAAGTCATCCGCTCTGGAACCACCTTCAATACCCTGGGATTGTCCTCCCTGTCGTCGCGAACGCCTCGCGACGACGATAGCGGCGACAGCGAGGAGGAGAAGCGGGACGAGAACGCGGAGAGGAAGGAGGGCGTGGATTTGCAGTTTTTCGTGAAGGGGATCGAGGTGGGTCGTCGGGACGCGGCGGCGCTGTTTTTTCTGGTGAGTTTCCTCTCCGCCGCCTATGGATGGGTGATTCTCGTTTTTCTCGTGACGTATTCGTGGGTGTTGGGTGTTGTGTTCGTCTCCGTTGTGAATGATCTGTTGGGGAGGTTTAGCTCCGTTACGGTTTTGGTTTGGGATGGTTCGAGGTTAGGTCTGAAGAGGCTTTCGGGGTTTATTCTGATGCGTTGGGCTGTGAGGGACGCGTTGACTCAGCTTCTGGGGTTGTGGTACTTCGGAGAAATTGAGGATCAGTACTCCTTTTTCAAGCTCTTTGTGAGGTTGAAATTGATGCCCTTCTCTGTTATGTCTCCTTGGGTTAGGGGCTTTGAGAGAGAGATTTCTGGGTTCTTGTTTACTTGGTTTCTGGTGGATACTTTTGTTGCTTTTATATTCTCCGTGGATGCTTGGGTTGCCATTGTGGACTCAAGGAAGAGTGGGAGGGAGATTGTGAAGGAAGGGTGCTATTTGATATCTACTATGTTCAACCAGGCTATTCAGGTTAAGTGCTTGGAGGCTATACTTTGTGGGTCCTTTGTCAGGTGGGGTTTGGGCCGGGTTTGCGGGAGGTCCTTCGCCAAGATGTTTCAGTCCACCATGGAGGTTTACTTCATGGTTACTTGGCTTTTGTTTTACTTTGCGGCAAAGTGTAGGGACGCCGATCTTCATGGTAGGAGGTTTGGACAGAGGGAATTAGAGGGCTTGGTTGAAGGTCTCAGATGA